A stretch of the Malus domestica chromosome 08, GDT2T_hap1 genome encodes the following:
- the LOC103441751 gene encoding protein DETOXIFICATION 48-like, translating to MCNPKASSSSPLLSPNKTNFMETSNKTIDDLHCSDVFVEDDDKELRRWPTLSEAVQEIKAIGKISGPSTMTGLLLYSRAMISMLFLGYLGELQLAGGSLSIGFANITGYSVISGLAMGMEPICGQAYGAKQMKLLGLTLQRTVLLLLSTSLPISFMWFNMKRVLLWFGQDEEISSVAHTFILFSTPDLFFLSLLHPLRIYLRTQNITLPVTYCSAISVLLHIPLNFLLVVKFQMGISGVAIAMVWTNLNLFILLFSFTYFSNVYKDSWVCPSADCLRGWSSLLALAIPTCISVCLEWWWYEFMIMLCGLLANPKATISSMGILIQTTSLVYVFPSSLSLAVSTRVGNELGANRPSRARISMIVSLGCSVALGLLAMLFTTFMRHQWGRFFTNDAEILKLTAIALPIAGLCELGNCPQTTGCGVLRGSARPTIGANINLGSFYLVGMPVAMLMGFVVKMGFAGLWLGLLAAQGSCALLMFYVLCTTDWNLQVKRANDLTQASSASTTSSILPISSPRPPPSSDHQDPNMEDDEVVKSSEVLETDPLIV from the coding sequence GCTGTACAAGAAATCAAGGCAATAGGGAAGATCTCAGGTCCATCAACCATGACAGGCCTACTTCTCTACTCAAGAGCCATGATCTCCATGCTTTTTCTAGGATATCTCGGTGAGCTTCAGCTCGCCGGCGGCTCTCTCTCAATTGGATTTGCCAACATCACTGGCTACTCTGTCATCTCCGGCCTCGCCATGGGAATGGAACCCATCTGCGGGCAAGCTTACGGGGCCAAACAGATGAAGCTCCTCGGCCTAACCCTTCAGAGAACCGTCCTCCTTCTCCTCTCTACCTCCCTCCCCATCTCCTTCATGTGGTTCAACATGAAAAGAGTCCTCCTCTGGTTTGGCCAGGACGAAGAGATTTCCTCCGTCGCCCACACTTTCATCCTCTTCTCCACTCctgacctcttctttctctctcttctccaccCCCTCAGAATTTATCTCCGCACCCAAAACATCACATTGCCAGTGACCTACTGCTCCGCCATCTCTGTCCTCCTCCACATCCCTCTAAACTTCCTCCTAGTCGTTAAATTCCAAATGGGGATTTCCGGAGTGGCCATAGCCATGGTTTGGACTAATCTCAACCTCTTCATCCTGCTCTTCTCCTTCACGTACTTCTCCAATGTTTATAAGGACTCGTGGGTTTGTCCCAGCGCTGATTGCCTCCGCGGCTGGTCATCTTTGCTTGCGCTCGCTATCCCGACCTGCATCTCCGTTTGCCTCGAATGGTGGTGGTATGAGTTCATGATAATGCTGTGCGGACTGTTAGCCAACCCGAAAGCCACCATTTCTTCAATGGGAATACTTATCCAGACCACCTCTCTTGTCTACGTGTTCCCTTCTTCGCTTAGCCTCGCCGTCTCCACGAGAGTTGGGAATGAGTTGGGCGCTAATCGACCGTCACGAGCACGCATTTCCATGATCGTCTCGCTCGGTTGTTCGGTGGCTTTAGGCCTTTTAGCCATGCTGTTCACAACATTTATGAGGCACCAATGGGGGAGATTCTTCACTAATGACGCCGAGATACTCAAGCTCACGGCGATTGCATTGCCGATAGCAGGGCTGTGCGAACTCGGAAACTGCCCGCAAACCACCGGCTGCGGTGTTCTGAGGGGAAGCGCGAGACCTACGATTGGAGCCAACATAAACTTGGGGTCATTTTACTTGGTGGGAATGCCGGTGGCGATGCTGATGGGGTTCGTGGTGAAAATGGGGTTTGCAGGGCTGTGGCTTGGATTGCTTGCAGCTCAAGGCTCTTGTGCTTTGCTCATGTTTTATGTCCTTTGCACAACAGATTGGAATCTTCAGGTCAAAAGAGCAAATGATCTCACCCAAGCTTCTTCTGCTTCTACAACTTCTTCAATATTACCAATATCATCACCACGGCCACCACCAAGTTCAGATCACCAGGATCCCAACATGGAAGATGATGAGGTTGTCAAGTCATCAGAGGTGCTTGAAACAGACCCTCTTATTGTATGA